DNA sequence from the Candidatus Zixiibacteriota bacterium genome:
ACTATGCTTGAGCTGGGCTGCGGCTACGGCCGTGTCATGCTGCCATTGGCCGGCAAAGCGGCCGAAGTGCACGGCATTGATACGTCGCTCGCGAGTCTACACCTTGCACAGATCTATCTCGCCGGCCGCGATAACGTCCGCCTCGCCTGCATGGACGCCGCCGACCTGGGCTATGCTGACCATCAGTTCGATGTGGTCATCTGCATGCAGAACGGCATATCCGCCTTCCACATCGATCAACGCCGCCTGATTGCAGAGAGCCTGCGTGTGACCAAACCGGGCGGACTCGTGCTTTTCTCGAGCTATACTGACACGTTCTGGATTCCACGCCTGCAGTGGTTCGAGCTGCAGGCGCAACGAGGTTTGCTGGGTGAGATCGATTACGAGAAGACCGGCAACGGCGTGATTGTATGCAAGGACGGCTTTACCGCTACGACTGTCACCGCGGATGATTTCAGGCGCCTCACTGTCGATCTCGGTCTGGACACTACTATTTCCGAGGTGGACTCTTCCAGCCTGTTTTGCGAGATAAGAATTCCTCGCTTTCCGGAGCATGGATAGGACCGAATCGCTTCGGCGCCAAC
Encoded proteins:
- a CDS encoding class I SAM-dependent methyltransferase; this encodes MSFPYYDDQLSAERLRQVYEIAPPRVRQYLDAEIRHVLSRVNPSDTMLELGCGYGRVMLPLAGKAAEVHGIDTSLASLHLAQIYLAGRDNVRLACMDAADLGYADHQFDVVICMQNGISAFHIDQRRLIAESLRVTKPGGLVLFSSYTDTFWIPRLQWFELQAQRGLLGEIDYEKTGNGVIVCKDGFTATTVTADDFRRLTVDLGLDTTISEVDSSSLFCEIRIPRFPEHG